Within Flavobacterium pisciphilum, the genomic segment CTGCAAAGTTAAAGTTGGGAGATGTTTTTCTAAATGTTCTGGTTTTATTTCTATTTCCAGATTGACTTTCTCTTCTAATCTTTTTTTAAGAAGATAAAAATAAGCATTTAAAAATTCGATTTCTTCTCGTACACTAATGGTATCACGATTTAGATTGGATATCATATAGCGATACACTCTTGTTATATTTTCTAAAAATGCAGCAGCTGCATTCTGATCTTCATAAATTAACTCTGTAAGCGTACTAAAATTATTAAAAATAAAATGCGGATCGAGTTGTAGCTTTAGTGATTCTAACTCAGATCTGGTTACTGCACCTTGCAATTCTGCAGTTTTGATTTTGAGCTGTGCTGCCTCTTCAGAAGTAATACGCCAGCGGTTCAATAAAAAGATTCCTGTATGAATAGAGCTAATGAAAATTGACAATATCGCAGCCATTACATTAGATTGCCATATTTGTATCAATTCGCTCTCTTTCAATGGGGTCCAAGGGTAAAAATACTGCCATAAAAAAGAGAAAGAATAATTTAAAAGAATGTTTCCTGCAATAAGACAAATAAATTGAGCAAAGGCTCTAAAAATAGGTTTTTGTTGCCAGCTAATCCAATAATTAAGGCTTCGTCCCACAAAAAGACTTAATTCAGTTAATACGGCACAATACAGCAATAACAGAAATATATCTAATGTCCAATCTAAATCAATCAAAAGACTTTCTTGTGTATTCTGATATGGATTTAAAATAAAATAAGAACATATATAAACCAGAAAAACTACAGGTATAACTATGATTCTATAGTATTTATAGAAAAAATTCTTTCCTCCAGTTTTATTCAAAACAATCGAACTCATAAATTATTTTTTGCAGGTAATGAAAGAAATTATATTTTAAATTATTGACCAAAGATAAAATACAAAACGCATTAATACCAAAAACATATTTTACTGATTAGTATTGCTCTCGCGCATAATTCCCCATTTTATACAAGTTGCACCCCAAGAAAAACCTGCTCCAAAAGTGGTAATCAATATATTCTGGCCCATTTTAAAATCATCAGCAAAATCCCATAAACATAACGGAATTGTAGCCGAAGTTGTATTACCGTATTTTTCAATATTTACTTTGACTTTATCAAATCCAATATTTAAAGTCTCGCTAACAGATTTAATAATCCTAAGATTCGCCTGATGTGGTACAACCCAGTCAATATCCTCAATTTTTAAATTATTTGCTTCAAGAACTTCCCGAGAAACATTACTCATAGATTCCACTGCTTTTTTAAATACAAATGAACCTTCTTGTTTTATATAATGCTTTCTATGTAAAATACTATCCATGTTTGCTGGTTGTTTAGAACCTCCAGCGGGTACAAATAAAGATGAAGTATCGCTTCCGTCCGATCGTAAGATACTTTTCATTATTCCATATTCTGATTCTGTATTTTCTAAGAGAACTGCTCCTGCTCCATCACCAAAAAGAATACACGTATTACGATCTTCATAATCTACAATCGAACTCATTTTATCCGCACCAACAACAACAACTTTTTTATAACGACCACTTTCGATCATCGTTGCCCCCATTTCCAATGCATATAAGAAACCACTGCATGCCGCATTAATATCTAATCCGAATGCATTGGTAAAACCACTCATTTCGCATACTTTGCTCGCTGTTGGTGTTAAAAGATGATCCGGAGTTGCTGTTGCTAAAATAAGCGAATCTATTTCTAGACGATTAATTTTGTATTTTTTTAGAAGATCATCAATAGCTGCTATAGCCAAATCTGAAGTTCCTTGATCATTATCTTCTGCTAATCTTCTTTCCTTTATTCCTGTTCGTTTTACAATCCAATCTCCGTTAGTATCAACCATCGAAGAAATTTTATCATTACTTAGTATAGAGTTAGGAACAAAACCACCTATAGCTGTAATTGTTGCCTTCATTTTAATTAAATTTAATTCTGAAATTTTAAAACACGTTTTTCACTAAATAAATTTACTTAAAAATTCGGGAATGACAACAATGGGATATGTAAACCTGCTGCCATAATTCTGGTTTTACTTCTATGTACTAAAGAATCCCAAAAACCATATTTACGTGGTGCCATTACCAAAATATCAGCATTACAGTACTTAATTTCTTTATGTATTTCACTAATTACTGCATTAGATTTTACAGTTTTATAAATATACTTAACTTCCTTAAATTCTTCTTTAATAGTAGTATTCAGTAATATTTGCTCTTGTTCCTTTTTAAGATTATCTAATTTTCCTTCAATACTAAAAAATTCAATTTCTGCTCCAAGAGTTTCAACTATTTGTCTTAACCAACTAAATTTTTTAATTGCAGAAAGACTTAATACATCACAAGCATATAGTATTTTACTTGCACTTATAAAACGAGCATTTTGTGGTACAGCTAAAACGGGAATATCTAAATTTTTAATAACAGATGTTGTCGAATTACCCAATATATCCTGTTCTAAAGAACGTTCGGCCATTCCCATTACAACAAGATTTGCGTTAGTTTCTTCAATTATTAAAGACAATTGCTCTTCCAAAAAAGCATAACTGCAAATAACACTCACTTCAATATTATGCAAATTCGCAACCTCTTCTCCTATCGCTTCCAGTTTATTGGTTCTTTTCGTAATTTGCTTTTGCAATCCTTCAGCAGTAATAAGCGAATTTGCACTGTGAACTGTCAATGAAAAAGAATGAAAAAGAATCAGTTTTGCCCCTGTTGCTTTTGCAAGTTCTGCTGCGTAAGTAACAGCATTATCAGCTATAGCTGAAAAATTTGTAGCTGCTATAATAGTAAATGGTGTAGTCATAAGTAAATTAATTAAGCTTAATCTAGTAAAATTGTCCAATTAATTATTATAAAAAATAATAAAATTACTGTATCACCATTTTTTAGACCCCAACCGTAATATTTGGCTACTGAAAAACATTATTAATTCTTTTAAAACTTTTATACAAATAGAGTTTCTATTTATATGTCCCAAATAGCCAAAATAAACTAATGTCATCTCTTTAGAGCTTTGCAATACTAGGTGCAAATCCTACTTTCTCACACAAAAAAACCCTGAAAATGATTCAGGGCTCTTTATTATTAAATTTTAATATTTCAAGTCTATAAAAAATGGATTCAATTCCATAAATCATACTCTAAACCTATATGACATTGTCTATTTTACACATCCAAAGTTTTTATTTCTTAAAAAAGGAAACAAGAATATCTTCTTTTACCTTTTTTTGTTCTTTTTTAACCACTAAAAAGATTAAATAAGTACAAAAAGCAGTAACAAATGCTAGTGTATAATTAAACACCCAATTTGTATTGTAATCATAATTCTGAACAATTGTTAAACCTGTTTTAGAACTAAATACGTGAGCAAAACCATAGCTCATTTGAAAAGTTGACATAAATAATCCTTCTAAGTTTTTATGGCTTCTATTCATAACAAAACCACTTGCAAAAGCAAAAGTCAGCATGTTTCCAAAAGACATTAAAAGCATAAAGACCCAAAATATCCATGGCTGATGAACTAAAAACAACAAAAGATATGAAGTCCCTATTAATATCAATCCTATCATTATGGCAACCATGTCGGTTATTTTGTTTTTTTGGACAAAATTCACCACAGCCAGCTCAAATAAGATAAACACAATTCCACTGAAACCTAAAAACATTCCACTATCAAATTCAGTCAATTGATAGGCTTCTTTATGATAAATGGGTACAATAGAAAAAACCTGAAAGTATAAGTATCCTGTTATTAAAGCAATAATCCAATTCATTACAAAAGGAAAATCTTTTAGAGGGGCAAATCTATCTTGCCCTACAGCATTCATTTCAAGTTTATATAGTAGTTTTTTCTCTTTAACAAAAAACACAAAAAAACATACTGAAATAATAGAAGTTAAACCGTCTACAATAAATAAGGTATTATATTCTGAATTTATAATCAATAATCCACCTAAGACTGGTCCTACAACAAGTCCAACATTGGTTGCCATTCTCAATAATGATAAGGCTCGTACTCTTGATTCGCTACTTACATAATCATTAAGACTCACCATCATTGCTGGTCTGTACATATCCGCTATCGCAGTCAGGAAAAAAATAGACAAACATAATAGCTCAAAAGTTTTTACAAATTGCAACGAAAGAAGCACTACACCACTACCAAACAAACTAAAAACCATAACCTTGTAGGAACCAAAAATATCAGATAATTTTCCACTAAAGAAAGTTCCGAATAAAGACCCAATCCCAAAACAAACCATAATCCAGCCTATTTGGGAGTAACTTAGGTTTAATTCGTCTTTAAAGTATTTAGACAGGAAGGGAACAACTACAGCTCCGATTCTATTTACTAGCGTAATTAGAGCCAGAATCCATATTTCTTTTGGGAAATTTTTAAAATTTCCTAAATAACGGTTAAGCATTTTCAAAAATATTTAATTGGGGGAACATTTTTAGAGCACTTAAAGAAGTATTAATTTCCGAAGAACCTACTAAAGAAACTTTTTTTCGTTTCCTCTATTTCTTCAGTAGATGATTCCAACTTAATTTGTTCGTTTAAATCATCCATCATTAATTTTGTAATCAATTCTACATAATCAAGATTATGATCTTCAAGATAACCGATTAAGTATTTCTCACTTCCTTCTACTCCGCTTACTTGTTCAATTTTAGATAATCTTTTATATAGATCTTCAACTTTTGTAATTACACCAGGAGATATAGCTTTACGACGGGCAATATATTTCAAAATTTTTGCGTCTTCATTTACTATATAATCAAAATCAGTAATTACCCAGTAATATTTACCTGATTTAGCTAAGTTCTTAACAATACCATGAAACTTTTTCCCTTTTGAGATACTATCCCATAAGACTTTAAAAATTACTTTTGGCATATCAGGATGACGGATAATATTATGTGCTTGGCCTACCAATTCAGATTCATCATATCCTGAAACCTCTGAAAAAGTGTCGTTTACATATTCTATATTTCCGTATAAATCAGCTTTACTTACAATAGTCTTGGTTGTATCCCATTTAACTGCTTCATCAATTGGGATTGGACATTTTTTATCCATAAAATTTAAATTTGTTGTTTGTAGTAATTAAGTTTTGACAAATTATGCATTATAAAAAATATAATTCGCCGAATATAAAATCGTTCTGTTGTTGTTTAGTAAATTTTCTTCACTTTTTTAGAACGATCAGCAATGTAAGATACCAACCATGCGATTTGTCCCTCTTTTGCAAAATATAGCTTTTTGTTAGTAACTTCAGGTATAGCTTCTAAACAAACTAATAAGATATTACTACCTGAAATTAAATATTTTTGTGAATATGTTTTTAATACCTTTTCAATTTCTGGGTCTGCTTTAGCTAGATCCTCAAATTTTTTGAAATTATTTTTTAAGATGGCATCATAGTTAATAACATCTTCTAACTTAAATTGATTAAATGCCTCTTTAGTAACTCCTTTATATAGCGTATAAAAAGCCCAAACTGCTCCCCCTGACATATAGACTTTTTCTTTACTTAAAGCCTGAGGTTGTGACTTGTACATAGCATTTACCTGCTCTCTCAGGATTGGTAAATGACTAAATGATCGCGAATTAAATTCATCTACACCATCACTAGTAGTTCTTTTAATCACACTTTCTGTAAGCGTTACACTACCATAATTAAGACTTAATGGAAAAAATACGAAAGCATCATTATTAACGACATCTACATAACCTCCTTTAGTATTCCCTCCTCCTATATCAAGTATTATCGAATTTTTATAATCAACTGGGGGAATACAACCTTTTAAAAGCATTTTTGCTTCCATTTGAGCTTCAATAAACTCTAAATCTTTACCAGTAGCAGCTTTTACCTTATCAATAAGAATTTGAGTGTTTTGTGCCATGGCTACACCAGAAGAACCTACTATAAAAATATTTTCATCAAGAACCTTCATGTTGTTCTTGATTTTATTATAGTTGGCATTAATAATTCCAACTGCTTTATTCATATTTTCCTCAGTCATATTTCCATCTATAGAAATACCCTTTGCTATGGCAACATTTTCTGTCCAAAATGATTTAACATTAATATTTCCTTTTTTGATATTATAAACATCAACAACTGACATTTTAATTCCTTTACTTCCTATTTCAATTCCAGCAAAAACATTTTCTTGTGAAAAAAGTATTGGTGTAATAAAAAATAAAAGAAATAGCGTAAAATATAATTTTAGATTTTTCATAGGTTAAGTTTTATTTGTGTCAGGTTAAGTTTAAAATCCTGTGTTTATTATAGCTTCAGTGATGCAGAAATATCTTATTTTTTGAAAATAAAATAGAGAGTGCTTTTGTAAATTATAAAGCAGACCTCAAATACTGTTTTTTTTATAGCAATTGCTAGTGTTTTCGGGCTGCGAAAGTACAAAAAATTTTCCTCCTATTTGATTTTTCAAATAGTAAATTGTAAGATTGAACTGAGTATATTCTTTAATTGTTTAATATATAATTCGTTAGTGTTTCTTTTTTTTTTTTGAAAGTCAATGTTAGATAAATATATTTTACAGATTAAAGCAATTTGATTTTTCAATAAATCATAAGATTTTGACTATCCGATAAAAACAGTATTAGATCAATTTGAAAAGGAAATTAAGTTGACATAAATTTTATCCTAATAATTTATGCACTTACAACACTCCTTTTTTTAGATATTAATCAATAATCACTTAGAAGAATAAATAACAAAGTTCTTGTAGCATATCAATAAGAAAAAAATTAAATTTGCTACTTAAATTTTTATAGATGTCGGATTTTTTAAAATTATTTGGAGAGAATATATCTAAGGAAATGCCTGGATTTGTAGCTTTAAGTGTTATTGATGTTAAAAGCGGAAATCTTTATTATTCAAAAAAAAATAATGCGGATTTTAATATAGAAAGTGCTTCAAAATTTGCATTAGAAATGGTAAGAGCTCAATTAAATGCTAATGCTTTTCTAAAACTAAATCAAAACATAGATGATATTACTATAACATTAACTAGTCAGTTTCAGTTTTTAAAAATTTCACAGAATAATAGTTATTTTATTTATTTAGTTGCTGATTCCACAAAGGCTAATTTGACTTTTACAAAAGCTATTCTTAATAAGCAAATATCAGAAATATCAAGTATATTTCATCCTTAATAAAAAAACCACAATAGATAAAAAATGATTTAAGTCTTATGGTAACAACTGCATGAAAGGTTTAAATAAAAAGAAATGCGTTATAGGCATGGGATTTCAACGCTAAAGTTAGAATTCTTTATTATTTAAATATGACCTTAAAAACCAACACTAGAATTAAAAAATTCATAGGCTCTTTTCTCAGCATAAGAATACATTGAATTGCGTAAAGGAAATGCGCAATGTCCTCCATATTTTGGGGTTTCTAGATAAACATAACTACTATCTTTCACAATAGCTTTAGGATAACATCTTTCCCCTAAAAACGGATCATCTAAGGCATTAATAATTAAAACTGGCGTTGTAATGTTTTGCAAGCTAAACTCAGGAGAAACACGTTGATAATATTCCTCACGACTTGCAAAACCATGTAATGGTGCTGTAAAATAATGATCCACTTCATCAAAAGAAGTAATTTTATCAATCTGATCTCGATTTATAAAATCTGGAAATTGTTCTGCTTTATACCTTAGTTTTTTAACAATGTCAATAGTGAAATTCTTTAAATATACTTTATTAAACCCTTGTTTGAGCACTGCAGCACTTGTTGCAATATGAGTTGGAACAGAAATAGAAACTCCTGCTTTTACACGTTTATCCATCTTTAACCAGCCAAAATAATTCAAGAGCTGAACGCCTCCCATAGAATATCCGATCAAATAAATTTCCTCGAATCCTCTTTGTAAAACATTTTGAACCACTGCATCTAAATCGTCTACAGCACCGTGATGATAAAGTCTTGGTAGTCGATTCATTTCTCCTCCACAAGTGCGGTTATTCCATGCAAACACTGAAAATCCTTTCTTCTGAAAATAATCCGCGCAACTATTGTTATAAGTCCTGCGAGAATCTCCTTCGAGGCCGTGACATAAAATAACTGCTTTTTTAGGGCTATTTATAATAAAATCGATATTGATAAAATCTCCGTCAATTAATTCATGTTTTTCCCTTTCGTACTCAGGTATCGGAAATCGTTTAAACATTGCTGCATAAATAGTAGAAAAATGCCTATTTCTATGCATGATAGAAGGAAAATCATATTGAGATTGTTCAATTACTGGCATAGAAAGAAAAGTTTAACTGATTAAACAAATTTAGGTATATCTCTGAATTAATTCTAAGAAAACGAAATATAAAATGATTTGTTACCTAGTCTACGTTAAAATCTTATTTTATCTAATTAATACTGGGTTATATTAAGGCTTTGAATAACTAATTCCAACTAGCTTTCATAGACTCTTTAAACAGTCTACATATCCAACGTTTGCTCTCCACCACCGTTAATAAAAATAACTTGTCCACTTGTCCAACTCGATATTGGTGATGCAAAATATAGTACAGCTCCTGCAATATCAATAGCTTCACCCAATCTACCAATGGGTGTGTGCTTAAGCATTGCCTTTTCAATTTCTGGCGTTAAAACTGTACTCAATGCGCGTGTTCTTGTTGCTCCAGGACCAATCGCATTCAATCTAATATTATCTGGTCCAAAATCATAAGCTAGATTTCTAGTCATATGGTTAATTGCTGCTTTTGAGGAAGCATAGGCGCTAATAGCTGGGCTTGTATTTATAGAAGCCATTGATGACATATTGATAATGCTTCCATAGCCCGCTTTTTTCATCTCTGGCGCGACTAATTGGCACAATCTCCACATGCTAAACACATTCATATCATATACCCTTTTAAATTCTTCTACAGTAATATCATATGGACTTTCTCTACCTGCTGCTCCACCTCCAACATTGTTAACCAAAATTTCTATACTCCCAAATTCTTTGACTGTTTGCTCAACAAGACTTACCAAAGCTTCATCTTTTGTAACATCACAATGTACTGCAATAGCCTTTCCTCCATCATCATTTATCTCTTTTGAGGTTTTTATAGCATCATCCAGATTGTAATCTGAAACTACAACATTTGCTCCATAGGCCGCAAGTATTTCACAACATGCTTTTCCTATTCCGTTTGCCCCACCTGTTACGATAGCAGTTTTTCCTTTTAAGTCAAAAAATTTTGAAGTATCCATTTTTCTTAAATTATTATGATTAACCCATTGGGCACAATTATTCGAAGTAAAACATAGATTAAGTATTGCTTAAATATTGAAGTTAAGCATTCTGAAGTTGCTATACAAAACAATACCTATCTCAAATATAGTGAAAATTATCTAAGAATTTTAGAAGCATGAGTTGTTTGAATACGAAATAGACTACTTTTTTTTTGGAGTTTTATAAAATTAAGAAAGAATCATTAAGCGAATTCAGTTATTCAATAAAGGAGAGAAAAATTGCTTTAACGCACTTTATGTTAGCCCCTCTATGTGATTCCTCCTTTATGCGATTCCTCCTTCGTCGGAATGACAAGTTTGCGACTAAAAAAGCTCTACAACCCAGAACCCTTTGCTACTCTGAACCTTTGTCACTTTTTAAAAATGCGATTCCTCCTTCGTCGGAATGACAAGTTTGGGGAGAGAACTTTGTCACTATGCTTATAAAACTTAGCACCTTAGAGCCTCAGTACCTCTGAACCTTTGTCACTCTGAACCTTTGTCACTTTCTAAAAAAAAGTTTAAAACAAAAAAAATCCCCATCAAATTCATGATGAGGATTCTCTAAAGAAAGGCGACGACATACTCTCCCACATAACTGCAGTACCATCTGCGCAGGCGGGCTTAACTACTCTGTTCGGGATGGGAAGAGGTGAGCCCCGCCGCAATAACCACCTTAAGGTCGTTAGTTGCTTTGGACAACTTTTCAATCGTTTGTTATCATCTAGGATAACAACCAATCAAACAATATCTTAACATACTGAGATAAAGAAACATAAATACTTTTAGAAAGTTTCTCCCCCACACCGAAGTGTGGGGAAAAGCGTACATAAGCTTACGGATTATTAGTACTACTCGACTATGACATTACTGCCTTTACATCTATAGCCTATCAACGTGGTCATCTCCCACGATCCTTAAAAGAAATCTCATCTTGTGGTGGGTTTCGCGCTTATATGCTTTCAGCGCTTATCCCTTCCAAACGTAGCTACTCTGCGGTGCTCCTGGCGGAACAACAGATACACTAGAGGTTTGTCCAATTCGGTCCTCTCGTACTAGAATCAGATCCACTCAAATTTCTTGCGCCCACAGTAGATAGAGACCGAACTGTCTCACGACGTTCTGAACCCAGCTCGCGTGCCACTTTAATGGGCGAACAGCCCAACCCTTGGGACCTTCTCCAGCCCCAGGATGTGACGAGCCGACATCGAGGTGCCAAACCCCCCCGTCGATATGAGCTCTTGGGGGAGATCAGCCTGTTATCCCCGGCGTACCTTTTATCCTTTGAGCGATGGCCCTTCCATGCGGAACCACCGGATCACTATGCTCTACTTTCGTACCTGATCGACCTGTATGTCTCTCAGTCAAGCTCCCTTATGCCATTGCACTCTACGCACGGTTACCAAGCGTACTGAGGGAACCTTTAGAAGCCTCCGTTACTCTTTTGGAGGCGACCACCCCAGTCAAACTACCCACCAAGCAATGTCCCCCGCAACGCGGGGTTAGGCCTCAGATAAACAAAGGGTTGTATTTCAACAATGACTCCACAACGCCTAGCGACGCCACTTCACAGTCTCCAACCTATCCTACACATCATTTATCCAAGGTCAATACTAAGCTATAGTAAAGGTGCACAGGGTCTTTTCGTCCCACTGCGGGTAAGCGGCATCTTCACCGCTACTACAATTTCACCGAGCTCATGGCTGAGACAGTGTCCAGATCGTTACACCATTCGTGCAGGTCGGAACTTACCCGACAAGGAATTTCGCTACCTTAGGACCGTTATAGTTACGGCCGCCGTTTACTGGGGCTTCAATTCAATGCTTCTCCGAAGATAACATCTCCTCTTAACCTTCCAGCACCGGGCAGGTGTCAGGCCCTATACTTCATCTTACGATTTTGCAGAGCCCTGTGTTTTTGATAAACAGTCGCCTGGACCTCTTCACTGCGGCCAGCATTGCTGCTGGCGACCTTTCTCCCGAAGTTACAGGTCTATTTTGCCTAATTCCTTAGCCATGAATCTCTCGAGCACCTTAGGATTC encodes:
- a CDS encoding sensor histidine kinase — encoded protein: MSSIVLNKTGGKNFFYKYYRIIVIPVVFLVYICSYFILNPYQNTQESLLIDLDWTLDIFLLLLYCAVLTELSLFVGRSLNYWISWQQKPIFRAFAQFICLIAGNILLNYSFSFLWQYFYPWTPLKESELIQIWQSNVMAAILSIFISSIHTGIFLLNRWRITSEEAAQLKIKTAELQGAVTRSELESLKLQLDPHFIFNNFSTLTELIYEDQNAAAAFLENITRVYRYMISNLNRDTISVREEIEFLNAYFYLLKKRLEEKVNLEIEIKPEHLEKHLPTLTLQLLIENAVKHNSATNLHPLTIFIYSEENDIVVKNNMQTPSGKKMVSTGIGHKNIEFRYKILSDRMPDFYISKESYFARLPLI
- a CDS encoding beta-ketoacyl-ACP synthase III is translated as MKATITAIGGFVPNSILSNDKISSMVDTNGDWIVKRTGIKERRLAEDNDQGTSDLAIAAIDDLLKKYKINRLEIDSLILATATPDHLLTPTASKVCEMSGFTNAFGLDINAACSGFLYALEMGATMIESGRYKKVVVVGADKMSSIVDYEDRNTCILFGDGAGAVLLENTESEYGIMKSILRSDGSDTSSLFVPAGGSKQPANMDSILHRKHYIKQEGSFVFKKAVESMSNVSREVLEANNLKIEDIDWVVPHQANLRIIKSVSETLNIGFDKVKVNIEKYGNTTSATIPLCLWDFADDFKMGQNILITTFGAGFSWGATCIKWGIMRESNTNQ
- a CDS encoding universal stress protein, which produces MTTPFTIIAATNFSAIADNAVTYAAELAKATGAKLILFHSFSLTVHSANSLITAEGLQKQITKRTNKLEAIGEEVANLHNIEVSVICSYAFLEEQLSLIIEETNANLVVMGMAERSLEQDILGNSTTSVIKNLDIPVLAVPQNARFISASKILYACDVLSLSAIKKFSWLRQIVETLGAEIEFFSIEGKLDNLKKEQEQILLNTTIKEEFKEVKYIYKTVKSNAVISEIHKEIKYCNADILVMAPRKYGFWDSLVHRSKTRIMAAGLHIPLLSFPNF
- a CDS encoding MFS transporter, whose protein sequence is MLNRYLGNFKNFPKEIWILALITLVNRIGAVVVPFLSKYFKDELNLSYSQIGWIMVCFGIGSLFGTFFSGKLSDIFGSYKVMVFSLFGSGVVLLSLQFVKTFELLCLSIFFLTAIADMYRPAMMVSLNDYVSSESRVRALSLLRMATNVGLVVGPVLGGLLIINSEYNTLFIVDGLTSIISVCFFVFFVKEKKLLYKLEMNAVGQDRFAPLKDFPFVMNWIIALITGYLYFQVFSIVPIYHKEAYQLTEFDSGMFLGFSGIVFILFELAVVNFVQKNKITDMVAIMIGLILIGTSYLLLFLVHQPWIFWVFMLLMSFGNMLTFAFASGFVMNRSHKNLEGLFMSTFQMSYGFAHVFSSKTGLTIVQNYDYNTNWVFNYTLAFVTAFCTYLIFLVVKKEQKKVKEDILVSFFKK
- a CDS encoding PAS domain-containing protein, with product MDKKCPIPIDEAVKWDTTKTIVSKADLYGNIEYVNDTFSEVSGYDESELVGQAHNIIRHPDMPKVIFKVLWDSISKGKKFHGIVKNLAKSGKYYWVITDFDYIVNEDAKILKYIARRKAISPGVITKVEDLYKRLSKIEQVSGVEGSEKYLIGYLEDHNLDYVELITKLMMDDLNEQIKLESSTEEIEETKKSFFSRFFGN
- a CDS encoding exopolyphosphatase, yielding MKNLKLYFTLFLLFFITPILFSQENVFAGIEIGSKGIKMSVVDVYNIKKGNINVKSFWTENVAIAKGISIDGNMTEENMNKAVGIINANYNKIKNNMKVLDENIFIVGSSGVAMAQNTQILIDKVKAATGKDLEFIEAQMEAKMLLKGCIPPVDYKNSIILDIGGGNTKGGYVDVVNNDAFVFFPLSLNYGSVTLTESVIKRTTSDGVDEFNSRSFSHLPILREQVNAMYKSQPQALSKEKVYMSGGAVWAFYTLYKGVTKEAFNQFKLEDVINYDAILKNNFKKFEDLAKADPEIEKVLKTYSQKYLISGSNILLVCLEAIPEVTNKKLYFAKEGQIAWLVSYIADRSKKVKKIY
- a CDS encoding YheT family hydrolase; translation: MPVIEQSQYDFPSIMHRNRHFSTIYAAMFKRFPIPEYEREKHELIDGDFINIDFIINSPKKAVILCHGLEGDSRRTYNNSCADYFQKKGFSVFAWNNRTCGGEMNRLPRLYHHGAVDDLDAVVQNVLQRGFEEIYLIGYSMGGVQLLNYFGWLKMDKRVKAGVSISVPTHIATSAAVLKQGFNKVYLKNFTIDIVKKLRYKAEQFPDFINRDQIDKITSFDEVDHYFTAPLHGFASREEYYQRVSPEFSLQNITTPVLIINALDDPFLGERCYPKAIVKDSSYVYLETPKYGGHCAFPLRNSMYSYAEKRAYEFFNSSVGF
- a CDS encoding glucose 1-dehydrogenase, which gives rise to MDTSKFFDLKGKTAIVTGGANGIGKACCEILAAYGANVVVSDYNLDDAIKTSKEINDDGGKAIAVHCDVTKDEALVSLVEQTVKEFGSIEILVNNVGGGAAGRESPYDITVEEFKRVYDMNVFSMWRLCQLVAPEMKKAGYGSIINMSSMASINTSPAISAYASSKAAINHMTRNLAYDFGPDNIRLNAIGPGATRTRALSTVLTPEIEKAMLKHTPIGRLGEAIDIAGAVLYFASPISSWTSGQVIFINGGGEQTLDM